Proteins encoded within one genomic window of Paenarthrobacter sp. JL.01a:
- the hisH gene encoding imidazole glycerol phosphate synthase subunit HisH: MSGQFLKDGAVADATASVKPESPEGKPTVTVLDYGSGNVRSAVRALERAGAHVLLSSKPEDVLNADGLVVPGVGAYETVMKELKAVDAIRMIGRRVAGGRPVLAICVGLQVLFEAGVEHGTESEGMAEWPGKVELLPAPVVPHMGWNTVDVPEGSKLFAGVEQERFYFVHSYGVQEWNFDVVQPRMAPPMVTWSEHGARFIAAVENGPLCATQFHPEKSGDAGARLLRNWVEGLRKPAPESSGSGAA; the protein is encoded by the coding sequence GTGAGCGGCCAGTTTTTGAAAGACGGAGCAGTGGCCGACGCCACCGCTTCGGTGAAGCCTGAGTCACCGGAGGGCAAGCCGACGGTGACGGTTTTGGATTACGGATCCGGCAACGTCCGTTCCGCCGTCCGCGCCCTCGAAAGGGCAGGGGCGCACGTACTGCTCAGCTCCAAGCCGGAGGACGTGCTCAACGCCGACGGGCTGGTTGTTCCCGGAGTCGGTGCCTACGAGACCGTGATGAAGGAGCTCAAAGCCGTTGATGCCATTCGGATGATTGGCCGCCGTGTTGCCGGTGGGCGTCCGGTGCTGGCTATCTGCGTGGGTTTGCAGGTTCTCTTCGAAGCCGGTGTCGAGCACGGCACCGAGTCCGAAGGCATGGCTGAATGGCCCGGCAAGGTGGAGCTGCTTCCGGCTCCCGTGGTGCCGCACATGGGCTGGAACACTGTGGACGTCCCAGAAGGTTCCAAACTCTTCGCAGGGGTCGAGCAGGAACGTTTCTACTTCGTGCACTCGTATGGGGTGCAGGAGTGGAACTTCGACGTTGTCCAGCCCCGCATGGCGCCTCCGATGGTTACCTGGTCCGAGCACGGCGCACGGTTCATTGCCGCCGTCGAGAATGGTCCACTCTGCGCTACCCAGTTCCACCCCGAGAAATCAGGGGATGCCGGAGCAAGGCTCCTGCGCAACTGGGTCGAGGGCCTGCGGAAGCCCGCTCCGGAATCGTCCGGGAGCGGTGCTGCCTGA